In Blastopirellula sediminis, the following proteins share a genomic window:
- a CDS encoding arylsulfatase, with protein sequence MRVTWYLAIALLVATLSVAAPHRLQAEEKSAEPDRTKLPMKLSPFEGKIGKTYKDSEAAWQHPIPAPAGAPNVIVILLDDVGFGQVSTFGGLIPTPNLDKLASRGLKYNRFHTTAICGPSRAALLTGRNHHECGSGFLMEWATGFPNYSTMIPKSTATIGEVLKDNGYATWWFGKNHNTPDWETTVTGPFDRWPTGMGFDYFYGFNAGETHQFYPVIFENTLPVEADKTPEEGYHFMTDMTDRAIARMKFAKSVAPEKPFFMYFAPGAMHAPHHVTAEWREKFQGKFDMGWDEYRELVFKNQLEQGIIPPGTKLTKRPDWVPAWDSLSDEQKKLYAAFMENFAGYFAFTDQEVGRLLDAVQELPDADNTLVIYIVGDNGASSEGGPDGTLNEIKGLNGLTTTLEETMENIDKLGGPESEPHYPMGWAWAGNTPFQWVKQVASHLGGTRNPMIVSWPAKIRPDDKPRDAFLHLVDVVPTILEATHIPMPETVNGIEQDPLVGKSFYASFTNPNFEGRPEQYFEVFSNRSMYADGWKANAQHTFPWRQDFAPGNWDKDKWELYNLNEDFSEANDLANANPEKLAELQKLFDKAAEEHQVYPLDDRGSGRLAIPKPLAPGADPKATTFAYFAGATRIPETAAPPMKNRSWTMTTNVKTEGEKTDGVIVAFGGLAAGLVLYVDKGVPVFDYNYFDEHFVLKGTKPLAAGEATVEVDFAFQGEKPGGPADITLKVNGEKVASGRMEGTVGGRFGADTFGLGEDSGQPVAATYKPPFKFTGEIEKVVIEVK encoded by the coding sequence ATGCGAGTTACCTGGTACCTTGCGATCGCGCTGCTAGTCGCAACTCTTTCCGTAGCAGCGCCTCACCGGCTGCAGGCCGAAGAAAAATCCGCCGAGCCGGACCGGACCAAACTGCCGATGAAGTTGAGTCCCTTTGAAGGGAAGATCGGCAAGACCTACAAAGATTCGGAGGCGGCTTGGCAGCATCCGATCCCCGCGCCCGCAGGCGCCCCGAATGTGATCGTTATCCTCCTTGACGACGTCGGCTTCGGGCAGGTTTCGACCTTCGGCGGCTTGATTCCGACGCCGAATCTCGACAAGCTCGCTTCACGCGGCCTCAAATACAACCGCTTTCACACCACCGCAATCTGCGGTCCATCGCGAGCGGCTCTGTTAACTGGGCGGAACCATCACGAATGCGGCAGCGGCTTCTTGATGGAATGGGCGACCGGGTTCCCGAACTACTCGACCATGATCCCCAAATCGACCGCCACGATCGGCGAAGTTTTGAAGGACAACGGCTACGCGACTTGGTGGTTCGGCAAGAACCACAATACGCCGGACTGGGAAACGACCGTGACCGGCCCCTTCGATCGCTGGCCGACCGGGATGGGCTTCGACTACTTCTATGGCTTCAACGCCGGCGAAACGCATCAGTTTTACCCGGTGATTTTTGAGAACACGCTGCCGGTCGAAGCGGACAAGACGCCTGAGGAAGGCTACCACTTTATGACCGACATGACTGACCGCGCCATCGCGCGGATGAAGTTCGCGAAGTCGGTCGCACCGGAGAAGCCGTTCTTCATGTACTTCGCACCCGGAGCGATGCACGCGCCGCACCATGTGACGGCCGAGTGGCGGGAGAAGTTCCAAGGCAAATTCGACATGGGTTGGGACGAATACCGTGAGTTGGTCTTCAAGAACCAACTGGAGCAGGGGATCATTCCGCCGGGAACGAAACTGACCAAACGTCCTGATTGGGTCCCGGCCTGGGATTCGCTGAGCGACGAACAGAAAAAACTTTATGCGGCGTTCATGGAAAACTTCGCAGGCTACTTCGCGTTCACCGATCAAGAAGTGGGACGACTACTCGACGCCGTGCAGGAACTGCCGGACGCCGACAACACGCTGGTGATCTACATCGTCGGCGACAACGGCGCTTCGTCCGAAGGCGGCCCCGACGGGACGCTGAACGAGATCAAAGGACTAAACGGTCTGACGACGACGCTGGAAGAGACGATGGAAAACATCGACAAGCTGGGTGGACCTGAATCCGAACCGCATTATCCCATGGGCTGGGCCTGGGCGGGGAATACGCCGTTTCAATGGGTGAAGCAGGTGGCGTCTCACTTAGGAGGCACCCGCAACCCGATGATCGTCAGTTGGCCCGCGAAGATTCGCCCTGACGACAAACCGCGCGACGCGTTTCTCCATTTGGTCGACGTCGTGCCGACGATCCTGGAAGCGACCCACATTCCGATGCCGGAAACGGTCAACGGCATCGAGCAAGATCCGCTCGTAGGAAAGTCGTTCTACGCCAGCTTCACCAATCCGAACTTTGAAGGTCGGCCGGAGCAGTACTTCGAGGTCTTCAGCAATCGTTCGATGTACGCCGACGGCTGGAAGGCGAACGCCCAGCATACGTTCCCGTGGCGTCAGGACTTCGCCCCCGGCAACTGGGACAAAGACAAGTGGGAGCTCTACAATCTGAACGAAGACTTCAGCGAAGCGAACGACCTGGCGAACGCCAATCCGGAGAAGTTGGCCGAACTGCAAAAGCTGTTCGACAAAGCGGCCGAGGAGCATCAGGTTTACCCGCTTGATGATCGCGGCTCGGGCCGACTCGCGATTCCGAAGCCCTTGGCCCCTGGCGCCGATCCGAAGGCGACCACCTTCGCTTATTTCGCCGGAGCGACGCGAATTCCTGAAACGGCCGCGCCACCGATGAAAAATCGCTCGTGGACGATGACGACGAACGTTAAAACGGAAGGCGAAAAGACCGATGGCGTGATCGTCGCGTTCGGCGGCTTGGCGGCTGGCCTGGTCCTGTACGTCGACAAGGGAGTCCCGGTCTTCGACTACAACTATTTTGACGAACACTTCGTCTTGAAAGGGACGAAGCCGCTGGCCGCGGGCGAAGCGACGGTGGAAGTCGACTTCGCCTTTCAAGGGGAAAAGCCAGGCGGCCCGGCCGACATCACGCTGAAAGTGAACGGCGAAAAGGTCGCCTCCGGTCGCATGGAAGGAACGGTCGGCGGTCGCTTCGGCGCCGACACCTTCGGCCTCGGCGAAGACTCGGGACAACCGGTCGCCGCCACCTACAAACCTCCGTTCAAGTTTACCGGTGAGATCGAGAAGGTCGTCATCGAAGTGAAGTAA
- a CDS encoding CocE/NonD family hydrolase: protein MQKRTLGVALFAVVLCLASAGALVAQDYVVEKNVMVPMRDGIRLATDVYRPAVEGQSVAEKLPVILSRLPYNKDGQATAAKYFATHGYVFVAQDTRGRYKSEGTWHMLTDDGVDGVDCAAWIGKQPWSNGRIGMIGTSYFGGTQHAMALAGAPELKTVIPVDAMSNLGRQSLRNAGAFELRFWNWIFLNAGRGSNAALDEGTAAELKEMADERFYYLTHLPTRRGMTPLKLAPEYEDWLINAMEHGANDEFWAQNNIVDHPEQYKDIPVYLVSGWYDSWGGNNTANYIALSKTIKGPVYLIMGPWIHGAQSSYAHGQVTFGNEAAIADQWAWRQEWYDHWLKGIDNSVGKAAPFATPVRIFVMGTGDGSKDEKGCLVHGGYWRDEQEWPLARTKYTSFYLQPGGGLATKAATAPNSVTQFQFDPADPVPTIGGNISSGDDILVQGAWNQKGGPHIWNFQQPVPISSRRDVLVFQTEPLEEDLEVTGEIEVKLYASSSAVDTDFTAKLIDVYPPSTDWPGGFDLNLGDGIVRGRFRESLTKEKLMTPGEVYEFTIKLYPTSNVFKQGHRIRVDISSSNFPRFDVNPNTGEPLNRNRLTKVADQTIYHDPEHPSRIMLPVIPAAK, encoded by the coding sequence ATGCAGAAACGTACTCTTGGCGTTGCGCTATTCGCGGTTGTTCTCTGCTTGGCGTCGGCCGGCGCACTGGTCGCCCAGGATTATGTGGTCGAAAAGAACGTCATGGTCCCGATGCGCGACGGAATTCGCCTGGCGACCGACGTCTATCGTCCAGCCGTCGAGGGGCAGTCGGTCGCCGAGAAGCTGCCGGTCATCCTTAGCCGGCTCCCCTACAACAAAGATGGTCAGGCGACCGCCGCCAAGTACTTTGCGACGCATGGCTACGTCTTCGTCGCCCAGGATACCCGCGGGCGGTACAAGTCCGAAGGAACCTGGCACATGCTGACCGACGACGGGGTCGATGGGGTCGACTGCGCCGCGTGGATCGGCAAGCAGCCTTGGTCGAACGGCCGGATCGGGATGATCGGCACGTCGTATTTTGGCGGTACGCAACATGCGATGGCTTTGGCCGGCGCTCCAGAACTGAAGACAGTGATCCCGGTTGATGCAATGTCGAACCTGGGGCGACAAAGTCTCCGCAACGCCGGCGCCTTTGAGCTCCGGTTCTGGAATTGGATCTTCCTGAACGCCGGCCGCGGCAGCAACGCGGCCCTCGATGAAGGAACCGCCGCCGAGTTGAAAGAGATGGCGGACGAGCGTTTCTATTACCTGACTCATTTGCCGACGCGCCGCGGCATGACGCCGTTGAAGTTGGCGCCGGAGTACGAAGATTGGTTGATCAACGCGATGGAGCATGGCGCCAACGACGAGTTCTGGGCGCAGAACAACATCGTTGATCATCCCGAGCAGTACAAAGACATCCCGGTCTATCTCGTCTCCGGCTGGTACGACTCGTGGGGCGGCAATAACACAGCCAACTACATCGCTCTCAGCAAGACGATCAAGGGCCCGGTTTACCTGATCATGGGCCCTTGGATTCATGGCGCTCAATCGTCGTACGCCCACGGACAGGTCACCTTTGGCAACGAGGCTGCGATTGCCGATCAATGGGCCTGGCGACAAGAGTGGTACGACCATTGGCTGAAGGGAATCGACAACTCGGTCGGCAAAGCGGCGCCGTTCGCCACGCCGGTCCGCATCTTCGTCATGGGAACCGGCGACGGTTCGAAGGACGAAAAGGGATGCTTGGTTCACGGCGGCTATTGGCGTGACGAACAGGAGTGGCCCCTGGCCCGCACCAAGTACACGAGCTTCTATCTGCAGCCCGGCGGAGGACTAGCGACCAAGGCCGCGACGGCGCCGAACAGCGTGACGCAATTCCAATTTGATCCGGCCGATCCGGTTCCAACGATCGGCGGCAACATCTCGTCGGGCGATGACATCCTCGTGCAAGGCGCCTGGAACCAAAAGGGAGGCCCGCATATTTGGAATTTTCAACAGCCAGTCCCGATTTCGTCGCGACGAGACGTCCTGGTCTTCCAGACCGAACCGCTAGAGGAAGATCTGGAAGTGACCGGCGAGATCGAAGTGAAGCTCTACGCGTCGAGTTCGGCGGTCGATACCGACTTCACCGCCAAGCTCATCGACGTCTATCCGCCGTCGACCGATTGGCCCGGCGGCTTTGATCTCAATCTGGGAGACGGCATCGTCCGTGGCCGCTTCCGCGAATCGCTGACGAAAGAAAAGCTGATGACGCCGGGCGAGGTCTACGAGTTCACGATCAAACTTTACCCCACCTCCAACGTCTTTAAGCAGGGACATCGGATTCGCGTCGACATCTCCAGTTCAAACTTCCCTCGCTTCGACGTCAATCCGAACACCGGTGAACCGCTCAACCGCAATCGCCTGACGAAGGTGGCGGACCAGACGATCTATCATGACCCCGAGCATCCAAGCCGGATCATGTTGCCGGTGATCCCGGCGGCGAAGTAG
- a CDS encoding class I adenylate-forming enzyme family protein, with the protein MVRTTPEQTALRHDDKALTYAQLDMASRTIAAGLRQFGIAPGDRVAWLLPNCPEAVAITLACYQLGAIAVPLNYRYVTQELEEILTRTAARLLFYHADRASVVQPLTLNSLQTIEVAGAGDAPLPFEQLLSGEPDDVRAPVHEEDAALILFTSGSTGHPKGVVHSHGGVYSAIAQSRELFDFQASDVVLVGKPISHAGGLHTQMMAAFLAGAEVVLMMKPAPAVAVAAINQFGVTEYGMLASDLLDFVEYLEQHPTPLPTLNNAIGSGDAVPSDLHHRFRDLLGWEVMEGAGMTEVSCYYAGNPRYGKRKWGSLGLAAPGMQLRVIDLSGDDCPVGVQGEIVLQTPSATIGYWNDDEATQTLFQNGWLHTGDLAYRDEEGYVWFVGRKKLMIVRRGSNIAPAEVENIVDEHPLVHATVVVGVSDPRDGQIPVACVALVEDADPSAEASIREYVEQHLAAYKNPVHYLFLPELPRNATGKFDRHQLGELAAQQFGGEK; encoded by the coding sequence GTGGTACGCACTACACCGGAGCAAACGGCCCTCCGGCACGACGACAAAGCCCTCACTTACGCCCAGCTCGACATGGCGAGTCGCACGATCGCCGCAGGCTTACGTCAGTTCGGAATCGCCCCCGGCGATCGGGTCGCGTGGCTCTTGCCCAATTGCCCCGAAGCGGTCGCGATCACGCTCGCCTGTTACCAGCTCGGCGCGATTGCCGTGCCGCTCAACTATCGCTACGTGACGCAGGAGCTGGAGGAAATCCTCACGCGGACTGCGGCGCGGCTCCTCTTCTATCATGCCGATCGGGCCAGCGTCGTTCAGCCCCTGACGTTGAATTCTCTGCAAACGATCGAAGTGGCCGGAGCCGGTGACGCCCCCCTTCCCTTTGAGCAACTGCTCTCCGGCGAGCCGGACGACGTCAGGGCGCCGGTTCACGAAGAAGACGCGGCCTTGATTCTCTTCACCTCCGGCAGCACCGGACATCCCAAGGGAGTCGTGCACTCGCACGGCGGCGTCTACAGCGCGATCGCCCAGTCGCGCGAACTGTTCGACTTTCAAGCGAGCGACGTCGTCCTGGTCGGCAAGCCGATCAGTCACGCCGGCGGACTCCACACGCAAATGATGGCCGCCTTTTTGGCTGGCGCCGAAGTTGTGCTGATGATGAAGCCGGCTCCGGCCGTCGCGGTCGCCGCGATCAATCAGTTCGGCGTCACCGAATATGGAATGCTGGCGAGCGATCTGCTCGACTTTGTCGAATACCTGGAACAACATCCGACGCCGCTGCCGACGTTGAATAACGCCATCGGATCCGGCGATGCGGTCCCGTCCGATTTGCATCATCGGTTTCGCGATTTGCTCGGCTGGGAAGTGATGGAAGGCGCCGGCATGACCGAGGTCAGTTGCTACTATGCCGGCAATCCACGTTACGGCAAGCGGAAGTGGGGATCGCTCGGCTTAGCGGCGCCAGGCATGCAGCTGCGCGTGATCGATCTGAGTGGGGATGATTGTCCCGTCGGCGTCCAGGGAGAAATCGTTCTGCAAACCCCTTCCGCTACGATCGGCTATTGGAACGACGACGAAGCGACGCAAACGCTCTTTCAAAACGGTTGGCTCCACACCGGCGACCTCGCCTATCGCGACGAAGAAGGCTACGTCTGGTTCGTCGGCCGGAAAAAGCTGATGATCGTCCGCCGCGGCTCGAACATCGCCCCGGCCGAAGTCGAGAACATCGTCGACGAACACCCGCTGGTTCACGCCACGGTGGTAGTCGGCGTCAGCGACCCGCGCGACGGCCAAATCCCGGTCGCCTGCGTAGCGCTGGTCGAAGACGCTGATCCGTCAGCCGAAGCGTCGATCCGCGAATATGTCGAGCAGCACCTGGCCGCGTACAAGAACCCGGTCCACTACCTGTTTCTGCCCGAGCTCCCTCGCAACGCAACCGGCAAATTCGACCGGCATCAACTGGGCGAACTCGCAGCTCAGCAGTTCGGCGGCGAAAAGTAA
- a CDS encoding CHAT domain-containing tetratricopeptide repeat protein, translating to MAVIRAAILATASVLLMCCLLAGTLLLRSDRSPQTGRETVAGHLPQRPSADHSPTVLGKLGHHLPDFRPPRRALMQDGAPPKPFGAPQGTPPNPFPSTSGQSNVRNFWEGIQGGINGGWKGPVQRPEFTRPNQWNPSQQYYSPAPTAPVNRPEVHIDETGRLVSSGNEQQTFKTLDEQVAKDRRGLLPTDSSSAGAAHERGRLEKQLRFLDSALMLAKFLEGERRYAECLTLREEMLQVATDVYGPDDWRTIDQKLEVAQQKKIVAFNSSQLAALAQLQEAKMKMLELYAKGKYDEAIPYAEKVKESSAQLLGVDDSLYASALHNLGTLHQRIGKYPAAESFYRQTLDVRRQTLGAMHPRYAGSVNNLGGLYYLLGDYAKAEPLYAEALAIRKATLGNDDTDTQSTRNNLGLLYQRRGEYEKALQIVQEAYEVRKASLGDTHADVAASRNNLASLCRVIGDYDQAKLLYRENMDAAKATVGERHPDYAQSVHNLAVLYESTGEYLLAEPLYRQALEIWTQAYGEIHPDVAQCQSNLAAIDRKLGNFPQAEALLHAALRSQKVLLGEEHPDYANTLNELGYLYWKMERYAEAKEPLQRAAAILLASLGEQHPEYAACLDSLASVARDTGDYATAEKLFNQATAITAARLGKEHPTYGECLTNLGVLYRRMGRFDRAEALLLESLGIREKSLGGEHPDVAETVFELARLYHLKNDLPKATARYQEAYDLTAHHVDVTSTILTEPQQLALNRLMAERLYGLLTIVLMQPEQFSRGYEAVLRWKGAAMVRQRAIRRIADEPDSAQLFAELQQTTRLWTALAHAESMEPGNEDRQRRLQTLANRRQELELGLSERSAAFRAFPGSHTAAEIQRAIPPETVLIDYFEYLHSAADPVDKGKLVTSRRLIGFLLQREGAPLMIDLGSIAPVEQAVEQWRQSFGASSEGVAAGKLLRNVLLEPFAPQLAATKTLLISPDGVIGRIPFAALPGKEKGTYLLEDYRLATSPAPRLLAEKSVSTNHQPSKDLLLMGGIDYNHRQAAQEEAVKPSTGRFRGSEEQLRNLTKDCWWSYLPNTHGEVAYIKTLYVDELKVPENLVAFYTEERATEEMFRNSAGDCFVLHLATHGYFVLPDSARRGAADRDAPNQRFERRAEYGAGLLSGIVFAGANKPPELSADDGDALADDGYLTADEISTLPLFGVKLVVLSACDTGLGEIAGGEGILGIQRAFQISGVDATIASYWKIDDLVTRRLMEEFYKNYLREEMSPVDALREAQLWVLRNPNQLRGATIVREPGAEEADERTPPRYWAAFSMSGIAE from the coding sequence ATGGCAGTAATCCGGGCAGCAATCTTGGCGACCGCCAGCGTGCTGTTGATGTGCTGTCTGCTCGCCGGGACGCTGCTGTTGCGAAGCGATCGCTCGCCGCAAACGGGTCGTGAAACGGTTGCCGGGCATCTTCCGCAACGACCCAGCGCCGACCACTCGCCAACCGTGCTGGGCAAACTCGGCCATCATCTTCCCGATTTTCGTCCCCCGCGTCGCGCATTAATGCAGGATGGCGCGCCGCCGAAGCCCTTCGGGGCTCCTCAGGGGACGCCTCCCAATCCATTCCCCTCGACATCAGGTCAAAGCAATGTCCGAAACTTCTGGGAAGGGATCCAAGGAGGAATAAACGGCGGGTGGAAAGGTCCTGTCCAGAGACCAGAGTTCACAAGGCCGAACCAGTGGAATCCAAGCCAGCAATATTATTCCCCCGCGCCCACGGCGCCCGTCAATAGACCAGAGGTCCACATCGACGAGACCGGGCGGCTGGTCAGCAGCGGCAACGAACAACAGACGTTCAAAACGCTTGACGAACAAGTTGCAAAAGATCGTCGCGGTCTGCTTCCCACGGATAGCTCTTCCGCCGGAGCCGCTCACGAAAGGGGGCGGCTTGAGAAACAACTTCGCTTTCTCGATTCGGCGTTGATGTTGGCGAAATTCCTCGAAGGGGAAAGACGCTACGCCGAATGCCTGACACTGCGCGAGGAGATGCTGCAAGTTGCGACCGACGTTTATGGCCCGGATGACTGGCGGACCATCGATCAAAAGTTGGAGGTAGCGCAGCAGAAGAAAATCGTCGCCTTCAATTCGTCGCAATTGGCCGCCCTCGCCCAGTTGCAAGAGGCGAAGATGAAAATGCTCGAGCTGTACGCAAAGGGGAAATACGACGAGGCGATTCCCTACGCCGAAAAAGTGAAGGAGAGTTCCGCACAACTCTTGGGCGTCGATGATTCGCTTTACGCCAGTGCGCTCCATAATCTGGGAACGTTGCATCAGCGAATCGGCAAATACCCCGCCGCCGAATCGTTCTATCGGCAGACGCTCGACGTCCGTCGCCAGACGCTGGGCGCAATGCATCCGCGCTACGCCGGCAGCGTGAACAATCTCGGCGGCCTCTACTATCTGCTCGGCGACTATGCGAAGGCGGAGCCCCTTTACGCCGAAGCGCTCGCGATTCGTAAAGCGACGTTAGGTAACGACGATACGGACACTCAATCGACGCGTAACAATCTGGGACTGCTCTATCAGCGTCGTGGAGAGTATGAGAAAGCGCTCCAGATCGTCCAAGAGGCGTATGAAGTACGTAAGGCGTCCCTGGGCGACACGCATGCCGACGTCGCCGCGAGCCGCAACAATCTGGCGAGTCTCTGTCGTGTTATCGGCGACTACGATCAGGCCAAGTTGCTGTACCGAGAAAACATGGATGCTGCAAAAGCGACGGTTGGGGAAAGGCATCCCGACTACGCCCAAAGCGTTCACAATCTGGCCGTCCTTTACGAATCGACCGGCGAGTACCTGTTGGCCGAACCGCTCTATCGCCAGGCGCTGGAGATCTGGACGCAGGCCTACGGCGAAATTCATCCGGACGTCGCCCAGTGCCAGTCGAACCTCGCCGCGATAGATCGCAAATTGGGAAACTTTCCTCAGGCCGAAGCGCTGCTGCACGCCGCCTTACGAAGCCAAAAAGTTTTGCTGGGCGAAGAGCATCCGGACTACGCCAATACGCTGAACGAGTTGGGATATCTTTATTGGAAAATGGAACGCTACGCCGAGGCGAAAGAGCCTCTTCAGCGTGCGGCGGCGATTCTGCTCGCTTCGCTGGGGGAACAGCATCCCGAATATGCCGCTTGCCTGGATAGCCTGGCGTCGGTTGCGCGCGATACCGGGGACTACGCCACGGCGGAAAAACTCTTCAACCAAGCGACCGCAATCACCGCGGCTCGCCTTGGCAAAGAGCATCCCACTTACGGCGAATGTCTGACCAACTTGGGCGTTCTCTATCGCCGCATGGGACGCTTCGATCGGGCCGAAGCGTTGCTGCTGGAATCGCTCGGGATTCGAGAAAAGTCGCTGGGCGGCGAACACCCCGACGTCGCCGAAACGGTTTTCGAGCTCGCCCGGCTCTACCACCTGAAAAACGATTTACCGAAGGCGACCGCCCGCTATCAGGAAGCCTATGACCTGACCGCGCATCACGTCGACGTTACCTCGACGATCTTAACCGAGCCGCAGCAGTTGGCGCTGAATCGGTTGATGGCCGAACGTCTTTACGGTCTCTTAACGATCGTGCTCATGCAGCCGGAGCAATTCAGTCGTGGATACGAAGCGGTCTTGCGCTGGAAAGGGGCTGCGATGGTTCGGCAAAGGGCGATTCGCCGCATCGCCGATGAGCCGGACAGCGCCCAGCTGTTTGCAGAACTGCAGCAAACGACCCGCTTGTGGACGGCGCTGGCCCATGCCGAATCGATGGAGCCGGGCAATGAAGACCGCCAGCGGCGACTGCAAACGCTCGCCAACCGCCGGCAAGAGTTGGAGCTTGGTCTGTCAGAACGGAGCGCCGCGTTTCGTGCTTTCCCCGGCTCGCATACCGCCGCCGAGATCCAAAGGGCGATCCCGCCAGAGACGGTGCTGATCGATTACTTTGAGTATCTCCACTCGGCGGCGGATCCGGTCGACAAAGGGAAGCTGGTCACTTCGCGCAGGCTGATCGGGTTTCTCCTCCAGCGCGAAGGGGCGCCGTTGATGATCGACCTGGGATCGATCGCTCCTGTAGAACAAGCGGTCGAACAGTGGCGACAGTCCTTCGGCGCATCCTCCGAGGGCGTCGCAGCAGGCAAGCTGCTGCGCAACGTCTTGCTCGAACCGTTCGCGCCTCAACTGGCGGCGACGAAGACATTGCTGATTTCGCCGGACGGCGTGATCGGACGCATCCCTTTCGCCGCCCTGCCGGGGAAAGAAAAGGGAACATACCTCCTGGAAGACTATCGTCTGGCGACGTCGCCGGCGCCGCGACTGCTTGCTGAGAAGTCGGTCTCAACAAACCATCAACCGTCGAAGGATCTGCTGTTGATGGGAGGGATCGACTACAACCATCGGCAAGCGGCGCAGGAAGAGGCCGTTAAACCATCGACAGGGCGATTTCGCGGAAGCGAGGAGCAACTGCGAAATCTGACGAAGGATTGCTGGTGGTCGTATCTCCCCAACACGCATGGCGAAGTCGCCTACATCAAAACGCTCTACGTCGACGAACTGAAGGTCCCGGAGAACCTGGTCGCCTTTTACACCGAAGAGCGAGCCACCGAGGAAATGTTCCGTAACAGCGCCGGCGATTGCTTCGTGCTCCACTTGGCGACGCATGGTTATTTCGTGCTGCCTGATTCGGCGCGACGCGGCGCCGCCGATCGCGACGCCCCGAACCAGCGCTTCGAACGTCGGGCCGAATACGGCGCCGGTCTTCTCTCCGGCATCGTCTTCGCCGGCGCGAACAAGCCGCCGGAACTTTCCGCGGACGACGGCGACGCGCTCGCGGACGACGGCTATCTGACCGCCGACGAGATCTCGACGCTGCCGCTGTTCGGCGTAAAACTGGTCGTGCTGAGCGCTTGCGATACCGGTCTGGGCGAAATCGCCGGCGGCGAAGGGATTCTGGGGATTCAGCGCGCCTTTCAAATCTCAGGCGTCGACGCGACGATCGCCAGCTACTGGAAGATTGACGACCTGGTGACGCGCCGCTTGATGGAAGAGTTCTACAAGAACTACCTCCGCGAGGAGATGTCGCCGGTCGACGCATTGCGCGAAGCGCAGCTCTGGGTGCTGCGCAATCCCAATCAACTGCGCGGCGCTACGATCGTGCGAGAACCAGGCGCGGAAGAAGCGGACGAACGAACCCCGCCGCGTTATTGGGCGGCGTTTAGCATGTCGGGGATTGCCGAGTAG